One Halovivax ruber XH-70 genomic region harbors:
- a CDS encoding alkaline phosphatase family protein produces the protein MSGSTTGAERAFVLGLDGVPWRFIERWSEDGTLPNFARLREEGASGPLDSTRPPTTPLAWPSIATGVWPDKHGVYGFQKLSSEYTHRMYTSQDITQPRLWHQLSPSIVGNVPLTYPPDELDGSVVGGMMTPSTETDYTHPDSLADEIEDAIPSYRISLEYPEYADDLEAFESAIDDLLADRRALLDLLLDRTPDWRLCFFVFTAPDRFQHLVWDEDRLREHYRKLDSILGDVMAYTDERDANLFVVSDHGFGEIETLVYVNYLLEEAGYLTRRDDEGTRGALSKLGITRDRVTNVLARVGLSEERLATTLPRGIVDSVAESIPGDHALYDVSYPETTAFVHDAGNLYVNDTERFAHGTVDPRDVPGLKSEVTELFESVTDPVTDERVLSVFDGDELFPTDDHSPDLVVNGKPGYETRNAIVDEPFGDTGSTAASHERTGIMCCRGPDIEAGATLRGARVVDVAPTLLHGLGEPVPASADGRVLFDAFETDSPPATTKVRRRTVSVREHDGSVDDDFSDVETRLKGLGYME, from the coding sequence ATGTCAGGATCGACAACAGGGGCCGAGCGCGCGTTCGTGCTCGGCCTCGACGGCGTCCCGTGGCGGTTTATCGAGCGATGGAGCGAGGACGGCACGCTCCCGAATTTCGCCAGACTCCGCGAGGAAGGTGCGTCGGGACCACTCGACAGTACCCGACCGCCGACGACGCCGCTGGCGTGGCCGTCGATCGCGACCGGCGTCTGGCCGGACAAACACGGCGTGTACGGGTTTCAAAAGCTCTCGTCCGAGTACACGCATCGGATGTACACGAGCCAGGACATCACGCAGCCCCGGCTCTGGCACCAGCTCTCTCCGTCGATCGTCGGCAACGTCCCGCTGACCTATCCGCCGGATGAACTCGACGGTAGCGTCGTCGGCGGCATGATGACGCCGTCGACCGAAACCGACTACACGCACCCCGACTCACTGGCCGACGAAATCGAGGACGCGATTCCCTCCTATCGGATCAGCCTCGAGTATCCGGAGTACGCAGACGACCTCGAGGCGTTCGAATCCGCCATCGACGATCTGCTCGCGGACAGGCGCGCGTTGCTCGATCTCTTGCTCGACCGAACACCGGACTGGCGGTTGTGCTTTTTCGTCTTCACGGCGCCGGACCGCTTTCAGCACCTCGTCTGGGACGAGGATCGCCTACGCGAGCACTACCGAAAACTCGACTCGATTCTCGGTGACGTGATGGCGTACACGGACGAACGCGACGCGAACCTCTTCGTCGTCTCGGATCACGGCTTCGGCGAGATCGAGACGCTCGTCTACGTCAACTATCTGTTAGAGGAGGCCGGGTACCTCACGCGACGCGACGACGAGGGAACCAGAGGGGCCCTCTCGAAACTCGGCATCACGCGCGATCGCGTGACGAACGTGCTCGCACGAGTCGGCCTCTCCGAGGAACGCCTCGCGACGACCCTTCCAAGGGGAATCGTCGACTCGGTCGCCGAGTCGATCCCCGGCGACCACGCGCTCTACGACGTCTCCTACCCCGAGACGACCGCGTTCGTCCACGACGCCGGGAACCTCTACGTCAACGACACCGAACGATTCGCCCACGGGACCGTCGATCCTCGCGACGTCCCCGGCCTCAAATCGGAGGTAACCGAGCTGTTCGAGTCCGTCACCGATCCAGTGACCGACGAGCGGGTCCTGTCCGTGTTCGACGGTGACGAGTTGTTTCCGACCGACGATCACTCCCCAGACCTCGTGGTCAACGGGAAGCCCGGATACGAGACCCGCAACGCCATCGTCGACGAACCGTTCGGCGACACCGGCTCGACGGCGGCCAGCCACGAACGCACCGGCATCATGTGCTGTCGCGGGCCGGACATCGAGGCTGGCGCGACGCTACGGGGCGCTCGTGTGGTCGACGTCGCCCCGACACTCTTGCACGGACTCGGGGAACCGGTCCCGGCGAGTGCCGACGGGCGTGTCCTCTTCGACGCGTTCGAGACCGATTCTCCGCCGGCGACCACGAAGGTGCGGCGACGTACCGTGAGCGTACGCGAACACGACGGCTCGGTCGACGACGATTTCTCGGACGTCGAGACCCGGCTCAAAGGGCTCGGGTACATGGAGTAA
- a CDS encoding oligosaccharide flippase family protein, translating into MSVTDRIVRGFKATLAARVVDALANGLLMVLLARVLLSPSEYGQLFFVLAVVGVAQLVADLGLSRSAARYVAERKETDPGSVPFVVRSSLRYKLLLIIVVAGGLVLGADVVASLLGTPAVAGVLGLGACYLAVQSLAAYAEILFQGFNRLELSAVVKLTNNLSRLVAVVILTGLGFGVAGALLGYVAGAFLGAAVGLGYLFGRLYRSFEDTGGSRALRNSILAYSVPLTASHSANVLDKRIDTVLVGALLNPLAVSYYVLSKQITEFVLVPAGSLGFSVSPTYGEQKANDALDHAARIYESTVEVVLLLYVPAAVGLIVIAEPAVRMVFGSAYLGAVPVLQVLGIYVVFQAITSVTTNGLDYLGRAKHRAIAKGTTSIANVLLNVVLIPIYGVVGAAAATVVTFGAYTAVSVYVMHRELSLDFARLGRRLVLVGGISVGMGLAVVSMRPFISTVIGLVGVVGLGVCVWMALAVASGLMDVQETIGLLR; encoded by the coding sequence ATGTCGGTCACTGACCGGATCGTTCGGGGATTCAAGGCGACGCTCGCCGCACGAGTGGTCGATGCGTTGGCGAACGGGCTCCTCATGGTGCTACTCGCGCGCGTATTGCTTTCCCCGTCGGAGTACGGACAGCTGTTCTTCGTCCTCGCCGTCGTCGGCGTCGCCCAGTTGGTGGCGGATCTCGGCCTCTCCCGGTCGGCTGCCAGGTACGTCGCAGAGCGCAAGGAGACTGATCCGGGGTCCGTCCCGTTCGTCGTTCGCTCGTCGTTGCGGTACAAACTGCTCCTGATTATCGTCGTCGCCGGGGGACTCGTCCTCGGTGCAGACGTCGTCGCTTCCCTTCTCGGCACACCAGCGGTCGCCGGAGTTCTGGGTCTCGGCGCCTGTTACCTGGCAGTGCAGTCGCTCGCCGCCTACGCCGAGATTCTCTTCCAGGGGTTCAATCGGCTCGAACTGAGCGCCGTGGTGAAACTCACGAACAATCTCTCGCGCCTCGTCGCGGTGGTGATCCTGACGGGGCTTGGATTTGGGGTCGCCGGTGCGCTCCTCGGCTACGTGGCAGGCGCCTTCCTCGGCGCTGCCGTCGGGCTCGGTTACCTGTTCGGGCGTCTCTACCGCTCGTTCGAAGACACTGGCGGCAGTCGAGCCCTTCGGAACAGCATTCTCGCGTATAGCGTTCCCCTGACCGCCTCACACAGCGCGAACGTGCTGGACAAGCGGATCGACACGGTACTCGTCGGCGCACTCCTCAATCCCCTGGCGGTGAGTTACTACGTCCTGAGCAAGCAAATCACCGAGTTCGTCCTGGTCCCCGCCGGCTCACTCGGCTTCTCCGTCTCTCCGACCTACGGCGAGCAAAAGGCGAACGACGCACTCGATCACGCCGCCCGAATCTACGAGTCCACCGTCGAGGTCGTGTTACTGCTGTACGTTCCCGCGGCCGTCGGCTTGATCGTGATCGCCGAACCGGCCGTCAGGATGGTGTTCGGCTCGGCGTATCTCGGCGCCGTCCCCGTGTTGCAGGTGCTCGGGATCTACGTCGTCTTCCAGGCGATAACCAGCGTCACGACGAACGGACTGGACTATCTGGGCCGCGCGAAACACCGGGCGATCGCGAAGGGCACCACTTCGATCGCGAACGTGCTCTTGAACGTGGTGCTGATCCCGATTTACGGCGTCGTCGGCGCTGCCGCGGCCACGGTCGTCACGTTCGGTGCGTACACGGCTGTCTCCGTCTACGTGATGCACCGCGAACTTTCGCTCGATTTCGCTCGTCTCGGACGACGATTGGTGCTCGTCGGTGGTATTTCGGTCGGGATGGGACTCGCCGTCGTGTCGATGCGTCCGTTCATCTCCACCGTGATCGGGCTCGTCGGCGTCGTCGGACTCGGTGTTTGTGTCTGGATGGCGCTGGCAGTCGCCAGCGGCCTGATGGACGTTCAGGAGACGATCGGTCTGCTCAGGTGA
- a CDS encoding glycosyltransferase family 4 protein — protein sequence MRIGFFHDGAGTRQAGGIAVYTRRMAIELARLCDVTVCTTAGPATAPLSDAGVDIVELPPVDSTVASSAAAILPLGPQDVSKLRMVASAHRSGVLDRLERQVDVLVTFQALDDVILSRLVDVPTVRGFHSDFTQGIGSAIWERFTKTTTHVANSAFLAERVATEFGCDVDAIIHPGVDPDHFNPDRRPAFRRDRATLLFVGRLVEPKGIYDLVDAVAHVERPLELCVVGAGEADAVRRYARRRGVDAAVQLEGELPHDRLPGYYAAADVFCLPTHAESFGMANLEAMACGTPVVTTTVGGIETYFRAGTDGIAVSPGAPSELADAIDTLLGDDDRRQSAAIHGRRRAREFAWRRQAEHFAVFCRELCDGDREPAAADERRPKRAGTEPVATVPGSQD from the coding sequence ATGCGTATCGGGTTCTTCCACGACGGCGCTGGAACCCGCCAGGCTGGCGGGATCGCCGTCTATACCCGCCGGATGGCAATCGAACTTGCCAGGCTGTGTGACGTAACGGTCTGTACCACGGCCGGGCCGGCGACCGCACCGCTTTCGGACGCTGGGGTCGACATCGTCGAACTCCCACCAGTCGACTCGACGGTGGCGTCGTCGGCCGCCGCCATCCTCCCGCTTGGCCCGCAGGACGTCTCCAAACTCCGAATGGTCGCGAGTGCACACCGCAGCGGCGTGCTCGATCGACTCGAACGCCAGGTCGACGTGCTGGTTACGTTCCAGGCGCTGGACGACGTCATCCTGTCCCGGCTCGTCGACGTGCCCACGGTTCGTGGGTTCCACAGTGACTTCACTCAGGGCATCGGGAGTGCGATCTGGGAACGGTTCACCAAGACGACGACGCACGTGGCGAACTCGGCCTTCCTCGCCGAACGCGTCGCGACCGAGTTCGGCTGCGACGTCGACGCCATCATCCACCCGGGCGTCGACCCCGACCACTTCAATCCGGACAGACGCCCCGCATTCCGTCGCGACAGGGCGACGCTCCTGTTCGTGGGTCGACTGGTCGAACCAAAGGGAATCTACGATCTCGTCGACGCTGTCGCGCACGTCGAACGTCCACTCGAACTCTGCGTGGTCGGGGCCGGTGAGGCGGACGCCGTTCGACGATACGCCAGACGACGTGGCGTCGACGCCGCGGTACAGCTGGAGGGGGAGTTGCCACACGATCGGCTTCCTGGCTACTACGCGGCGGCAGACGTATTCTGCCTGCCGACTCACGCCGAGAGTTTCGGCATGGCCAATCTCGAGGCGATGGCCTGTGGCACCCCCGTCGTCACGACCACCGTCGGTGGCATCGAGACGTACTTCAGAGCGGGGACCGACGGAATCGCAGTCTCCCCGGGAGCGCCCAGCGAACTCGCCGACGCGATCGACACGCTCCTCGGCGACGACGACCGGCGCCAATCCGCCGCAATCCACGGGCGACGGCGTGCTCGCGAATTCGCGTGGCGTCGACAGGCCGAGCACTTCGCAGTGTTCTGTCGTGAGCTCTGCGACGGCGACCGCGAACCTGCCGCTGCTGACGAACGGCGTCCGAAGCGAGCGGGGACCGAGCCAGTGGCGACGGTCCCTGGCTCACAGGACTGA
- a CDS encoding DUF7344 domain-containing protein — protein sequence MSSVDTSLPEEITSVTEDTSADGLSKDVIFELLKNRRRREVLTYLLDCDETVTLSELAEQIAAWENDTTVNQLNSDQRKRVYVALYQTHLPKMDDAGIIEYDQDRGLIELSDNADLLVMYLDTESHKHDRWDRWYAVLSVVGLVVLLAGFLELPLVGAISMTLLSALIVGAFCCLTALHVVVNQRLQRHVDGKLSRIE from the coding sequence ATGTCGTCCGTCGATACATCGTTGCCGGAGGAAATCACGTCGGTTACCGAAGATACGAGTGCCGACGGCCTCTCGAAAGACGTCATTTTCGAACTGCTGAAGAACCGACGCCGACGGGAAGTGTTGACCTACCTCCTGGACTGTGACGAGACCGTCACGCTCTCGGAACTGGCCGAACAGATTGCCGCCTGGGAGAACGACACGACGGTCAATCAGCTCAACTCCGACCAGCGAAAGCGCGTTTACGTCGCCCTCTATCAGACGCACCTGCCGAAGATGGACGACGCCGGTATCATCGAGTACGATCAGGATCGCGGGCTGATCGAACTATCGGACAACGCGGATCTGCTGGTGATGTATCTCGATACGGAGTCACACAAACACGACCGGTGGGATCGGTGGTACGCGGTACTGAGCGTCGTCGGGCTCGTCGTGTTACTCGCCGGCTTCCTCGAGTTGCCGCTCGTCGGCGCCATCTCCATGACACTGCTCTCTGCGCTGATCGTCGGGGCGTTCTGCTGTCTCACCGCACTTCACGTCGTCGTCAACCAGCGGTTGCAGCGCCACGTCGACGGCAAACTTTCCCGCATCGAGTGA
- a CDS encoding transcription initiation factor IIB: MTRSVTTKNVREETSVGEGQCPDCETETVVHDPDRRELVCEECGLVLSDEPIDYGPEWRAFDAREHEELSRVGAPLTQSMHDRGLTTTIDWRNRDANGHSMDAGKHGQLHRLRVWQERIRTKNAGERNLKYALSEIDRMVSALGVPKPVKETASVIYRQALDRDLIRGRSIEGVATSALYMSCRKDDIPRSLEEVTAVSRVDQREIGRTYRYIADELDINLEPTNPRQFVPRFCSELDVSSEVETTAIDIIDETTELGLHSGKSPTGFAAAAIYAAGLLCEETIPQRAVAETAQTTVVTVRNRYREQLDAIDEQPAA, translated from the coding sequence ATGACACGGTCCGTCACAACGAAGAACGTCCGAGAAGAGACCAGCGTCGGCGAGGGCCAGTGTCCGGACTGTGAGACGGAGACGGTCGTTCACGATCCGGACAGGCGGGAACTCGTCTGTGAAGAGTGTGGGCTCGTCCTGAGCGACGAACCGATCGACTACGGGCCCGAGTGGCGCGCGTTCGACGCCCGAGAGCACGAAGAACTGTCCCGGGTCGGCGCGCCGTTGACACAGTCGATGCACGACCGCGGCCTGACGACGACGATCGACTGGCGGAATCGGGACGCGAACGGCCACTCGATGGATGCCGGCAAGCACGGACAGCTCCACCGGCTCAGGGTCTGGCAAGAGCGAATCAGGACGAAGAACGCGGGCGAACGGAACCTGAAGTACGCGCTCTCGGAGATCGATCGCATGGTGAGCGCCCTCGGCGTGCCGAAACCGGTCAAGGAGACCGCGAGTGTCATCTACCGGCAGGCGCTCGATCGCGACCTGATCCGCGGGCGCTCGATCGAGGGTGTCGCGACGAGCGCGCTGTACATGTCCTGTCGAAAAGACGATATTCCTCGCAGTCTCGAGGAGGTGACCGCCGTCTCGCGTGTCGACCAGCGCGAGATCGGCCGCACCTACCGGTACATCGCCGACGAGCTCGACATCAACCTGGAGCCAACCAACCCCCGGCAGTTCGTCCCCAGATTCTGTTCGGAACTCGACGTCAGCAGCGAGGTCGAGACCACCGCGATCGACATCATCGACGAGACGACCGAGCTCGGCCTGCACTCGGGAAAATCACCGACCGGATTCGCCGCCGCGGCGATCTACGCCGCCGGCCTGCTGTGTGAGGAGACGATTCCACAGCGTGCGGTCGCCGAAACCGCTCAGACGACAGTCGTCACGGTCAGAAACCGCTACCGCGAACAGCTCGACGCGATCGACGAGCAGCCAGCCGCCTGA
- a CDS encoding DEAD/DEAH box helicase — protein MTDETGEPAGGNPSEPTADTDANDVEETTNSFSLASFYDICETQGRPILTAGTVATALGTSHEAANAALDRLADDGDVTRLSVEADPVVWYPSELDDPRARERVVIFPKRREIVVDQPQQFTRAQLSQFAHLAETTGDGGYRYVVRPEDVWQAPHDTLDGLRRTIRQALGERNDTLEDWIESQWDRARQFRLTTHPDGYTVLEAQSPEIMGNVARPLLDEEQVHAPISETEDWVREGSEAAIKRELYEAGYPVQDDRELDGGDPLDLELTVSLRDYQRTWVERFDDQGAGVLVGPPGSGKTVAAMGAMERVGGETLVLVPSRDLARQWADALAADTTLDPAQIGQYHGGQKEIRPVTIATYQIAGMDRHRSLFDDREWGLTIFDEVHHVPSDVYRRATHLQSRYRLGLSASPIREDERQAEIFTLVGPPIGTDWDALFDAGFVAEPELEIRYVPWADEAGNAHAAADGRERYRIAAENPAKIHEVRTLLAAHPSGQALIFVEYLDQGRELSDALSIPFLSGETPHHERQRLLEAFRAGERQQLIVSRVGDEGLDLPTADLAIIASGLGGSRRQGTQRAGRTMRPAGGALVYVLATRGSREEDFARRQLQHLGRKGISVREHTVDRPDEADSAEESGA, from the coding sequence GTGACCGACGAGACCGGGGAGCCCGCAGGTGGGAACCCATCAGAGCCGACGGCCGATACCGACGCCAATGACGTGGAGGAGACGACGAATTCGTTCTCACTCGCGTCGTTCTACGACATCTGCGAAACACAGGGTCGGCCGATCTTGACCGCCGGAACCGTGGCGACGGCGCTCGGAACGAGCCACGAGGCAGCGAACGCGGCGCTCGATCGGCTCGCCGACGACGGCGACGTTACGCGCCTGTCGGTCGAGGCCGATCCCGTCGTCTGGTACCCGAGCGAACTCGACGATCCCCGCGCTCGCGAACGCGTCGTCATCTTTCCGAAGCGCCGGGAGATCGTCGTCGACCAGCCCCAGCAGTTTACGCGCGCGCAGCTCTCGCAGTTCGCCCACCTCGCGGAGACGACCGGTGACGGTGGCTATCGGTACGTCGTCCGCCCCGAAGACGTCTGGCAAGCCCCTCACGATACCCTCGATGGCCTTCGACGGACCATCCGGCAGGCCCTCGGCGAGCGAAACGACACCCTCGAAGACTGGATCGAGAGCCAGTGGGATCGGGCACGGCAGTTCCGCCTCACGACGCATCCGGACGGCTACACCGTGCTCGAAGCGCAGTCGCCCGAAATCATGGGCAACGTCGCGCGACCGCTGCTCGACGAAGAGCAGGTTCACGCACCGATTTCGGAGACCGAAGACTGGGTCCGGGAGGGTTCCGAGGCGGCGATCAAGCGCGAACTCTACGAGGCCGGCTATCCCGTGCAGGACGATCGCGAACTGGACGGTGGCGACCCGCTCGACCTCGAGCTCACCGTCTCGTTGCGAGACTACCAGCGAACCTGGGTCGAACGGTTCGACGACCAGGGCGCTGGCGTGCTCGTCGGGCCACCGGGCAGCGGAAAGACGGTCGCCGCGATGGGCGCGATGGAACGGGTCGGTGGCGAAACGCTCGTCCTGGTTCCGAGTCGCGACCTGGCTCGCCAGTGGGCCGACGCGCTGGCGGCAGACACGACGCTCGATCCCGCCCAGATCGGGCAATATCACGGCGGCCAAAAAGAGATCCGGCCGGTGACGATCGCGACGTACCAGATCGCGGGCATGGACCGCCACCGAAGCCTCTTCGACGACCGCGAGTGGGGACTGACGATCTTCGACGAGGTCCACCACGTCCCGAGTGACGTCTACCGGCGCGCGACGCACTTACAGTCGCGCTACCGACTCGGACTCTCCGCCTCACCGATCCGTGAAGACGAGCGGCAGGCCGAGATCTTCACCCTCGTCGGCCCACCGATCGGCACTGACTGGGACGCCCTGTTCGACGCCGGCTTCGTCGCCGAACCCGAACTCGAGATCCGGTACGTTCCCTGGGCGGACGAAGCGGGCAACGCCCACGCCGCAGCCGACGGGCGTGAGCGGTATCGCATCGCCGCGGAGAATCCCGCGAAGATCCACGAGGTCCGAACATTGCTCGCCGCCCACCCGTCTGGCCAGGCGCTGATATTCGTCGAATACCTGGATCAGGGCCGCGAACTGTCCGACGCACTGTCGATTCCCTTCCTCAGCGGGGAGACGCCCCACCACGAACGCCAGCGACTCCTCGAGGCGTTCCGCGCCGGCGAGCGCCAACAGCTGATCGTCTCCCGGGTCGGCGACGAGGGACTCGACCTCCCGACGGCGGACCTCGCCATCATCGCCTCGGGCCTCGGGGGCTCACGCCGACAGGGAACCCAGCGCGCCGGGCGGACGATGCGCCCGGCGGGTGGCGCGCTCGTCTACGTGCTCGCGACGCGGGGCTCTCGCGAAGAGGACTTCGCCCGCCGCCAGCTCCAGCACCTCGGGCGCAAGGGCATCTCCGTCAGAGAACACACCGTCGACCGTCCCGACGAGGCGGACTCGGCGGAAGAATCTGGAGCGTAG
- a CDS encoding DegT/DnrJ/EryC1/StrS family aminotransferase, which yields MVASDRQRQRRTGGSDPGGRSTGIRSFLDRHAPDHRLYGTGKVALRDGVAAMLPETAASSHPSHSPGRRQPARGDPVDRTRDTTWNVLLPAYIPDAVAEPLRELGVEPRYYAISPELKPDEADLTARTDEGTLAVVSIDYFGFPQPGIDLVATHAAEHDCYHVDDNAHGALSVANGQLLGTLGDVGITSLWKTLTVPNGAVLYVTNDRLRDRIAPSACAGVADTITMADVGFVCARGLDRVLGTVPDLRRVVDPIVDGVAGDVPGPKARYEAGKRPCSKLTAAVCARVDPASIRTRRRAHYRAWLDELHQIDGLTPLFETLPEGICPQCVPVEAAQPAVVQSQLATAGLDVHTWPRLPVDVVADPTYETAQALGASVLALPVDRGVDTDRIASLGATLRSTNDRRW from the coding sequence ATGGTAGCGTCTGATCGCCAGCGACAGCGGAGAACGGGCGGGAGTGACCCAGGCGGTCGATCGACGGGAATCAGGTCGTTTCTCGATCGACACGCACCCGATCATCGCCTCTATGGAACCGGGAAAGTCGCGCTCAGGGACGGCGTCGCCGCGATGCTCCCCGAGACGGCTGCCAGCAGCCACCCGTCCCACTCACCCGGCCGTCGACAGCCCGCTCGCGGCGACCCTGTCGACCGAACGCGAGACACGACGTGGAACGTCCTCCTGCCGGCGTACATCCCGGATGCGGTCGCCGAACCACTTCGAGAACTCGGTGTCGAACCGCGGTACTACGCCATCTCGCCGGAACTGAAACCGGACGAAGCGGATCTCACGGCACGGACCGACGAGGGAACGCTCGCAGTCGTTTCGATCGATTACTTCGGGTTCCCCCAGCCGGGCATCGATCTCGTTGCGACCCACGCGGCCGAACACGACTGTTATCACGTCGACGACAACGCTCATGGGGCCCTGAGCGTTGCGAACGGGCAACTGCTGGGAACGCTCGGCGACGTCGGCATCACGAGCCTCTGGAAGACGCTCACGGTGCCGAACGGGGCCGTCCTCTACGTCACGAACGATCGGCTACGTGATCGAATCGCCCCTTCGGCCTGTGCTGGCGTCGCCGACACGATCACGATGGCAGACGTCGGTTTCGTCTGCGCGCGTGGACTCGACCGCGTACTGGGGACCGTCCCGGACCTCCGGCGCGTGGTCGACCCGATCGTCGACGGCGTGGCCGGCGACGTTCCAGGGCCGAAGGCCCGGTACGAAGCCGGGAAACGTCCGTGTTCGAAACTCACGGCAGCAGTCTGTGCCCGTGTCGACCCAGCGTCGATCCGCACGCGGCGCAGAGCGCACTATCGGGCCTGGCTCGACGAACTTCACCAGATCGACGGCCTGACGCCACTCTTCGAGACGCTTCCCGAAGGCATCTGCCCGCAGTGCGTCCCGGTCGAGGCGGCCCAACCAGCCGTCGTCCAGTCCCAGCTCGCGACGGCCGGGCTGGACGTTCACACCTGGCCGAGACTCCCCGTCGACGTCGTCGCCGATCCGACCTACGAGACGGCGCAGGCACTCGGCGCGAGCGTACTCGCGCTCCCGGTCGATCGAGGTGTCGACACGGATCGAATCGCGTCGCTGGGCGCCACGCTTCGGTCAACGAACGACCGTCGTTGGTGA
- a CDS encoding alkaline phosphatase family protein: MDGSASPSGPDLLLVGLDAGCQSVLDDQFEAGTAPTIERLFSSGTVGPLESQIPPWTASAWPSLYTGTNPGKHGVFDFLTFDGYDWDVVNATHVRSRPIWELLDEHGYTSVVVNVPVTHPAREFDGALVPGLTAPEVPACHPDGILNEVEDAIGPYRIYPQSWQDVDDQLAAYERTIRQRGRAFRYLLDRFAPEFAFVQFQLTDSVFHERPGDEEAVETVYAAVDRELERTLETVDPGAVMLVSDHGIGPVRDVEVRVNEVLSEHDLLERKQGGEGMPTWSRAFENDFVEGADASEHSPGALERAIELAARVGITTQRVAGVLDRVGLAEPIGHHVPNDVIRAGSEQVDFPASAAYVRSKSELGVRLNVEGREPNGQLPAAEYERVRSQVVDLLAALETPAGEPAFERVGPREAFFEGPHVANGPDIVTVPRDFDTALVARLAGETFGDPIEPWNHKRTGVIAATGPTVADAPLTDAHLFDVAPTICTYFGVPIDEAMDGRTLPIVGPGEVDSYPAYDPGPTTSTNDSAVEDRLSDLGYL, from the coding sequence ATGGACGGATCCGCGTCACCGTCGGGACCCGACCTGTTACTCGTCGGGCTCGACGCCGGCTGTCAGTCGGTGCTCGACGATCAGTTCGAGGCCGGTACTGCACCGACGATCGAACGACTGTTCTCGTCGGGAACGGTCGGCCCGCTCGAGTCCCAGATTCCGCCGTGGACGGCGAGTGCGTGGCCGTCACTGTACACGGGGACCAATCCGGGAAAACACGGCGTCTTCGATTTCCTCACGTTCGACGGTTACGACTGGGACGTCGTCAACGCGACGCACGTCCGGTCGCGGCCGATCTGGGAGTTGCTGGACGAACACGGCTACACGAGCGTGGTCGTCAACGTCCCGGTCACCCATCCGGCCCGGGAATTCGACGGGGCACTCGTCCCGGGGCTCACCGCGCCGGAAGTCCCGGCGTGTCACCCGGACGGGATCCTGAACGAAGTCGAAGACGCCATCGGCCCGTATCGGATCTACCCGCAGAGCTGGCAGGACGTCGACGACCAACTTGCCGCCTACGAGCGGACCATCCGCCAGCGAGGCCGTGCCTTCCGGTATCTCCTCGATCGATTCGCCCCGGAGTTCGCCTTCGTGCAGTTCCAGCTGACGGACTCCGTCTTTCACGAACGGCCAGGAGACGAGGAGGCCGTCGAGACGGTGTACGCGGCCGTCGATCGCGAACTCGAGCGAACGCTCGAAACGGTCGATCCGGGTGCAGTGATGCTCGTCAGCGACCACGGGATCGGCCCGGTCCGCGACGTGGAGGTCCGAGTGAACGAAGTCCTCTCCGAGCACGATCTCCTCGAACGAAAACAGGGCGGCGAGGGTATGCCCACGTGGTCCCGTGCGTTCGAGAACGACTTCGTCGAGGGTGCGGACGCGAGCGAGCACAGCCCCGGCGCGCTCGAACGGGCCATCGAGCTCGCGGCGAGGGTGGGTATCACCACTCAGCGCGTCGCGGGCGTCCTCGACCGGGTCGGGCTCGCCGAACCGATCGGCCATCACGTCCCGAACGACGTCATCAGGGCCGGGAGCGAGCAGGTCGATTTCCCGGCCTCGGCGGCCTACGTTCGATCGAAGAGCGAACTCGGTGTCAGACTCAACGTCGAGGGACGTGAGCCGAACGGACAGCTCCCCGCGGCGGAGTACGAACGCGTCCGGTCACAGGTCGTGGACCTGCTGGCCGCACTCGAGACGCCGGCGGGCGAGCCCGCGTTCGAACGCGTAGGGCCCCGCGAGGCGTTCTTCGAGGGCCCACATGTCGCGAACGGACCGGATATCGTGACGGTCCCGCGCGACTTCGACACCGCTCTCGTCGCCAGGCTCGCCGGCGAGACGTTCGGTGACCCGATCGAGCCGTGGAATCACAAACGAACGGGGGTGATCGCGGCGACGGGACCCACCGTCGCCGACGCCCCGCTCACCGACGCACACCTCTTCGACGTCGCGCCCACGATCTGTACGTACTTCGGCGTCCCGATCGACGAGGCGATGGACGGGCGCACGCTCCCGATCGTCGGGCCAGGAGAGGTCGATTCCTATCCAGCCTACGATCCCGGGCCAACGACGTCGACGAACGATAGCGCCGTCGAAGATCGCCTCTCCGACCTCGGCTACCTCTAA